From a single Anaerolineaceae bacterium oral taxon 439 genomic region:
- a CDS encoding ABC transporter permease: MQRLNRWLNRESVAGVVFSLPFIIGFLLFLAVPMGLSLIYSFSDYDILSPARFAGFSNYIRIFTHDQTFISSVKATFYFALVSVPLRLVFALIVALILVRPTKAVGFYRAAYYLPSIIGGSVAISVLWRRMFAVDGVVNSLLGLIGIPSNLPWLSNTRTAIWTLIILAVWQFGSSMLIFLASLKQIPASLYEAAEIDGASGWRTFFNVTLPLLTPTIFFNLVMQTINGFLAFTQSLIITDGRPLNTTLFYAVYMYRQAFQYGNAGYAAALAWVMLAFIGLLTFILFQTKKYWVYQQD, translated from the coding sequence ATTCAAAGACTGAATCGATGGCTGAATCGGGAGAGCGTAGCCGGGGTCGTTTTCAGCCTGCCGTTTATTATCGGTTTTTTACTGTTTCTGGCGGTTCCGATGGGTTTGTCGCTGATCTATTCGTTCAGCGACTATGATATTTTATCGCCGGCGCGTTTCGCCGGGTTCAGCAACTATATCAGGATTTTTACTCATGATCAAACGTTTATCAGCTCGGTCAAAGCAACGTTTTATTTCGCGCTCGTATCGGTTCCGCTGCGGCTGGTTTTTGCCCTGATCGTGGCGCTGATTCTGGTCAGGCCGACGAAGGCGGTCGGGTTTTATCGCGCCGCTTATTACCTGCCTTCGATTATCGGCGGCTCGGTCGCGATTTCGGTGTTGTGGCGGCGAATGTTTGCTGTTGACGGCGTCGTTAACAGTCTTTTGGGCCTGATTGGAATTCCGTCGAATCTGCCTTGGCTCTCGAATACGCGGACGGCGATCTGGACGCTGATTATCTTAGCCGTCTGGCAGTTCGGGTCGTCGATGCTGATTTTTCTCGCTTCGTTGAAACAGATTCCGGCTTCTTTGTACGAAGCGGCGGAAATCGACGGCGCGTCCGGATGGCGGACATTTTTTAATGTCACGCTGCCGCTGCTGACGCCGACGATTTTCTTTAATCTGGTGATGCAGACGATTAACGGTTTCCTCGCGTTTACGCAGAGTTTAATCATTACCGACGGTCGTCCGTTGAATACGACGCTGTTCTATGCGGTGTACATGTACCGACAGGCGTTCCAATACGGCAACGCCGGATATGCGGCGGCTCTCGCATGGGTCATGCTGGCGTTTATCGGCCTGCTGACGTTTATTTTATTCCAGACAAAAAAATACTGGGTTTATCAGCAGGATTGA
- a CDS encoding Fis family transcriptional regulator produces the protein MERLSILRDSIRQAETVLDLDGVTVERAAFGLFFSGVKLSTGHGGLCFTPVKEMPEAVCCPSSARAMPLSGRLRGRPARACLEDIFCDNILRRTLGIAALNALSMAVWEKSPPRDYEILTGADAFDELDVTRYRKTVVVGALAPMLKKLIAAGADFHVMEQDPRTLKEREMPYYLPPERAAECVPDADLLVITGVTILNDTLPGLLELAKPGAEILVTGPTASMLPDAFFARGVTMLGGIQVTKPDALLDIISEGGSGYHFFGKSAERTVIRRKAVL, from the coding sequence ATGGAACGGCTTTCGATTCTGCGGGATTCCATCCGGCAGGCGGAGACTGTCCTTGATCTGGATGGCGTCACGGTGGAGAGAGCAGCCTTCGGGCTGTTTTTCTCCGGTGTGAAGCTGTCCACAGGCCACGGCGGTCTGTGTTTCACCCCAGTGAAGGAAATGCCGGAGGCGGTATGCTGCCCCAGCTCCGCCAGGGCCATGCCGCTGTCGGGACGGCTCCGGGGACGGCCTGCCCGAGCCTGTTTAGAGGATATTTTCTGCGATAATATTCTTCGCCGTACCTTGGGCATTGCCGCCCTGAACGCTTTGAGTATGGCGGTCTGGGAGAAATCCCCGCCCCGGGATTATGAGATTCTGACAGGAGCGGACGCCTTTGACGAGCTGGATGTGACCCGCTATCGCAAAACGGTGGTGGTGGGCGCGCTGGCGCCCATGCTGAAAAAGCTGATAGCCGCCGGGGCGGATTTCCATGTGATGGAACAGGACCCCCGGACCCTTAAGGAACGGGAAATGCCATACTATCTGCCGCCGGAGAGGGCGGCGGAGTGCGTGCCGGACGCGGACCTGCTGGTCATCACCGGCGTGACGATCCTCAACGATACCCTGCCGGGGCTTTTGGAGCTGGCAAAGCCGGGAGCGGAAATCCTGGTCACAGGTCCCACCGCCAGTATGTTGCCGGACGCCTTTTTCGCCAGAGGCGTGACGATGCTGGGCGGCATCCAGGTGACGAAGCCGGATGCGCTTTTGGACATCATCAGCGAAGGCGGCTCCGGCTATCACTTCTTCGGAAAATCCGCCGAGCGGACCGTCATCCGGCGAAAGGCGGTGCTGTGA
- a CDS encoding ABC transporter permease, translated as MKGKKITKAVVYHVLVCGLGLVMLYPLIWMFMSSFKETTSIFRTAGSLIPEQFTIANYTNGWRGMGGVSFASFFGNSLLISLTATLGTLASSALVAFGLSRCRFRGKGILHVAMLASMMLPGQILMVPQYLWYQKLGWVGSYAPLIVPYCFAVQGFFVFLFMNFMEGIPRELDEAAKIDGCSYYGIFFRIVLPLVSPALITGAIFSFMWRWDDFMSALLYINDVAKYPVSLALKLFSDPGSSSDFGSMFAMSVLSLVPIVIVFILFQKYLVEGIASTGIKG; from the coding sequence ATGAAAGGTAAAAAAATAACGAAAGCCGTCGTTTATCATGTACTTGTCTGCGGCCTTGGGTTGGTGATGCTTTATCCGTTGATCTGGATGTTCATGAGTTCGTTTAAAGAGACGACTTCTATTTTTCGGACAGCCGGGTCCCTGATCCCTGAGCAGTTTACGATCGCCAATTATACGAACGGCTGGCGGGGGATGGGGGGCGTTTCATTCGCTTCCTTTTTTGGAAATTCGCTTCTGATTTCGTTGACAGCGACACTGGGGACGCTGGCGTCGTCTGCGCTGGTCGCTTTTGGATTATCGCGCTGTAGATTCCGTGGGAAAGGGATCCTCCATGTCGCGATGCTGGCGTCGATGATGCTTCCTGGTCAGATCCTCATGGTTCCGCAGTATCTCTGGTATCAGAAGCTGGGCTGGGTCGGATCGTACGCGCCGTTAATCGTACCGTACTGTTTTGCGGTTCAGGGATTTTTCGTCTTCCTTTTCATGAATTTCATGGAGGGAATTCCGCGTGAGCTGGACGAAGCCGCGAAGATTGACGGCTGTTCCTACTATGGGATTTTCTTCCGGATCGTCCTGCCGCTGGTTTCGCCGGCGCTGATTACCGGCGCGATCTTTTCGTTCATGTGGCGTTGGGATGATTTCATGTCAGCGCTGCTGTATATTAACGACGTCGCGAAATACCCCGTGTCGCTGGCGCTGAAGCTCTTCTCCGATCCCGGCTCGTCTTCGGATTTTGGTTCGATGTTCGCGATGTCGGTTCTTTCTCTGGTTCCGATTGTCATTGTTTTTATTTTGTTCCAGAAATACCTCGTCGAAGGCATCGCTTCAACCGGTATCAAGGGCTAA
- a CDS encoding oxidoreductase, with protein MEKVKLGIIGIGNMGSVHLGNILKGKVPGLELAAVADRKESRRAQLRETLPAAIEIFEEGRDLIERGSVDAVLIAVPHYQHPELSIAAFRKGLHVLCEKPAGVYTKQVREMNEAAKKSDVVFAMMFNQRTNCIYRKIHEMIENGEIGAIRRVNWIITDWYRTQIYYDSGSWRATWDGEGGGVLLNQCPHQLDLLQWLCGLPVRVQGFCHEGKWHDIEVEDDVTAVLEFANGATGVFVTSTGDAPGTNRLEITGENGKLVSEDGKLTFWRLKQSIPEHCATSQGGFDKPGMEIVKVETDGQDEEHIGVIKAFAGRILNGTPLVAEGVEGIRGLTLSNAIHLSSWLKRPVEIPFDEDLFLAELEKRRASSRAKEDRDIVFNTEGSYGK; from the coding sequence ATGGAAAAAGTAAAGCTGGGTATCATCGGTATTGGGAATATGGGGTCGGTCCATCTGGGGAATATCCTGAAAGGGAAGGTCCCCGGTTTGGAGCTGGCGGCCGTCGCGGACCGAAAAGAATCGCGCAGGGCGCAGCTCCGTGAGACGCTTCCAGCGGCGATTGAAATCTTTGAGGAAGGGCGGGATCTGATTGAGCGTGGGAGCGTCGACGCGGTCCTGATCGCAGTTCCGCATTATCAGCATCCCGAATTATCGATCGCAGCGTTCCGGAAGGGGCTTCATGTGCTTTGCGAAAAGCCGGCGGGCGTTTATACGAAGCAGGTTCGCGAAATGAACGAAGCGGCGAAAAAGTCCGACGTCGTCTTCGCCATGATGTTCAATCAGCGGACGAATTGTATCTATCGAAAGATTCATGAGATGATCGAGAACGGCGAAATCGGCGCAATCCGCCGCGTTAACTGGATCATTACCGACTGGTACCGAACGCAAATCTATTACGATTCGGGGAGCTGGCGCGCGACCTGGGACGGAGAAGGCGGCGGCGTGCTGCTGAACCAATGCCCGCATCAGCTCGACCTGCTGCAATGGCTCTGCGGACTGCCAGTTCGGGTCCAAGGCTTCTGCCATGAAGGAAAGTGGCATGATATCGAGGTAGAAGACGATGTAACCGCGGTACTTGAATTCGCGAATGGAGCGACCGGCGTTTTCGTGACTTCGACCGGCGACGCTCCGGGGACGAACCGGCTTGAGATTACCGGAGAAAACGGGAAACTCGTCAGCGAGGATGGGAAGCTGACCTTCTGGCGCCTGAAACAAAGTATTCCTGAGCACTGCGCGACGAGCCAAGGCGGTTTCGATAAGCCGGGGATGGAAATCGTCAAGGTTGAAACCGATGGGCAGGATGAAGAGCATATCGGGGTGATAAAAGCGTTCGCTGGGAGGATTCTGAACGGAACGCCGTTGGTCGCCGAAGGCGTCGAAGGCATACGCGGACTGACGCTTTCGAACGCGATCCACCTGTCAAGCTGGCTCAAGCGACCGGTTGAAATTCCGTTTGACGAGGATCTTTTCCTCGCCGAGCTGGAAAAGCGGCGCGCTTCGTCGCGCGCGAAGGAAGACCGCGATATCGTTTTCAACACGGAAGGCTCTTACGGAAAGTAG